One region of Hydrogenobaculum sp. Y04AAS1 genomic DNA includes:
- the rpoD gene encoding RNA polymerase sigma factor RpoD, protein MGKAKGKEHLLEIGKEKGYVTYDDINEYVSEDLVESDELESLFDILSEKGIQILEDEAEAAIHHETDNEILEEDDEMIVSASIVEADLKNNDSVRYYLKEMGKIALLGRADEIEHAKYIEMGRKQLRRGLLRTSFLVDMVLRYWAKVCDGKMRSQEILDMQEEHTDYDEYEEAEHVDSVFIEKGIELAKKYKTVIEKRTLFLTYKDKKTKAEYLKAHAEMNKTLKSINIKFSRYEKIADEFIKLCKDYKSKLNSLTIQKRRFEAVHPNVEELLSYYDKNKELLNKIEKHMPFHTFEISRSNYLALQREIEDIERRLGVLPEELNKIINIIEQGRKRVKESKDMMVKSNLRLVVSIAKKYINRGLHFLDLIQEGNMGLMKAVDKYDYKKGFKFSTYATWWIKQAITRAIADQAKTIRIPVHMIETINKISKVSKKLFQEYGREPSPEEIAKALNMSPEKVRKILKSIQEPISLETPIGDDEDTHLKDFIEDSSISNPEEATARRLLREQIEKIINTLSDKEREVIMYRFGLVDGIEHTLEQVGTMFNLTRERIRQIESKAIRKIRHPSRAKYLKDFEII, encoded by the coding sequence ATGGGAAAAGCCAAAGGCAAAGAGCATCTTTTAGAAATCGGCAAAGAAAAAGGCTACGTAACATACGACGACATAAACGAGTATGTCAGTGAGGACTTGGTAGAGTCCGATGAACTAGAGTCTTTATTCGACATTTTGTCTGAAAAGGGTATACAGATTTTAGAAGATGAAGCTGAAGCCGCTATACACCACGAAACCGATAATGAGATTTTAGAAGAAGACGACGAGATGATAGTATCTGCTAGCATAGTAGAGGCAGATTTAAAGAACAACGATTCCGTAAGATACTATCTAAAAGAGATGGGCAAGATAGCTCTTCTTGGAAGAGCAGATGAAATAGAACATGCAAAATACATAGAAATGGGTAGAAAGCAGCTAAGAAGAGGACTATTAAGGACATCTTTTTTAGTGGATATGGTGCTAAGATATTGGGCTAAAGTCTGCGATGGAAAGATGAGATCTCAAGAGATACTTGATATGCAAGAAGAACACACAGACTACGACGAGTACGAGGAAGCAGAACACGTAGATTCTGTGTTTATAGAAAAGGGCATAGAGCTTGCTAAAAAATATAAAACAGTAATAGAAAAAAGGACATTATTTTTAACATACAAAGATAAGAAAACAAAAGCAGAATACTTAAAGGCTCACGCTGAAATGAATAAAACGTTAAAAAGTATAAACATCAAGTTTTCAAGATACGAGAAAATAGCTGATGAGTTTATAAAACTATGCAAAGACTACAAGAGCAAATTAAATTCTTTAACTATACAAAAAAGAAGGTTTGAAGCCGTACATCCAAATGTGGAAGAACTTTTATCTTACTACGATAAAAACAAAGAACTATTGAATAAAATAGAAAAACACATGCCTTTTCATACTTTTGAGATAAGCAGGTCAAACTACTTAGCCCTTCAAAGAGAAATAGAAGACATAGAAAGACGTTTGGGAGTGTTACCGGAGGAGCTTAACAAAATTATAAACATTATAGAGCAAGGTAGAAAACGCGTAAAAGAATCAAAAGACATGATGGTAAAATCAAACCTAAGGCTTGTAGTATCGATAGCTAAAAAATACATAAACAGAGGCCTTCATTTCTTAGATCTTATACAAGAAGGCAATATGGGACTTATGAAGGCTGTTGATAAATACGATTACAAAAAAGGTTTTAAATTTTCTACATACGCCACATGGTGGATAAAACAAGCTATTACAAGAGCTATAGCTGACCAAGCAAAAACTATACGTATACCAGTGCACATGATAGAAACTATCAACAAAATTTCTAAAGTATCCAAAAAACTATTCCAAGAGTATGGTAGAGAACCATCCCCCGAAGAAATAGCAAAAGCTCTAAACATGTCTCCAGAAAAAGTAAGGAAAATATTGAAGTCCATTCAAGAGCCTATATCTCTTGAAACACCTATAGGAGATGACGAAGATACCCATCTTAAAGATTTCATAGAAGACTCAAGCATATCAAACCCAGAGGAAGCCACAGCCAGAAGACTTCTAAGGGAGCAAATAGAAAAGATTATCAATACACTCTCAGATAAAGAAAGAGAAGTAATTATGTATAGATTTGGATTGGTAGACGGTATAGAGCACACGCTGGAACAAGTAGGGACTATGTTTAATCTTACCAGAGAGCGAATAAGACAGATAGAATCAAAAGCTATAAGAAAGATAAGACATCCAAGTAGAGCAAAGTATTTAAAAGATTTTGAAATAATATGA
- the gpmA gene encoding 2,3-diphosphoglycerate-dependent phosphoglycerate mutase yields MYTLVLLRHGQSLWNLENKFTGWIDVDLSDQGKEEAKNAGKAMLEAGITPKAAFTSYLRRAINTLNIALDTMNLHYIDVFKSWRLNERHYGALQGLNKKEMVKIHGEEQVNIWRRNYDVPPPPLPKDDPNHPCNDPRYKHIRCQDLPSSESLKDTLERTLPYFQDFIAPTLFQRGCVLVAAHGNSLRAIVKYIEDLSKDEIVKLNIPTGIPLVYVVDDNLNIKSKRYLADEETLKKAIESVANQTKA; encoded by the coding sequence ATGTATACGTTGGTGCTTTTAAGACATGGACAAAGCCTTTGGAATTTAGAGAACAAGTTTACAGGTTGGATAGATGTAGACTTAAGCGATCAAGGTAAAGAAGAAGCTAAGAATGCCGGTAAGGCTATGCTTGAGGCTGGCATAACACCAAAAGCCGCTTTTACGTCTTATCTTAGAAGAGCCATAAATACGTTAAACATAGCCCTTGATACAATGAACCTTCATTATATAGATGTCTTTAAAAGCTGGAGACTAAACGAAAGACATTACGGAGCACTTCAAGGCCTAAACAAAAAAGAAATGGTAAAAATACACGGAGAAGAACAAGTAAACATATGGAGAAGAAACTACGATGTTCCTCCACCTCCACTTCCCAAAGATGACCCAAACCACCCATGCAACGACCCAAGGTATAAGCATATAAGATGTCAAGATTTACCATCCTCAGAATCCTTAAAAGATACCTTAGAAAGAACGCTTCCTTACTTTCAAGATTTTATAGCACCCACTCTTTTTCAAAGAGGATGCGTATTGGTGGCCGCTCACGGAAACTCCCTTAGAGCCATAGTAAAATACATTGAAGATTTGAGCAAAGATGAGATAGTAAAACTAAATATACCCACTGGTATACCACTTGTTTATGTAGTAGATGATAATTTAAATATAAAAAGCAAAAGATACTTAGCAGATGAGGAAACCCTTAAAAAAGCCATAGAATCTGTGGCAAATCAAACAAAAGCATGA
- the dnaG gene encoding DNA primase — protein MLNKAYMLEKNKAGNISIEDAIKKIDIVKEISSYIELKRSGSNYLGKCPFHDDSTPSLSVSEQKQIWKCFGCGKGGDVVKFVSLHENISYMEALSKLAIKYNLPINIKSEEKNHKIYEVMSLVSNFYHEELTKSPKAMQYLQKREINPKTVEIYEIGYSPNHYKVLEFLQNTSEHYLELYKSTQNLHKSSNSIRDIFEGRLVIPIKNASSNVVGFGGRILYEDKSAIKYLNSPDSFIFKKSQLLFGIDIALPYIKEKEEVILVEGYFDVIRLYQIGVRNVVAPLGTAFTEEHAKTISKYAKTAYIMFDNDNAGKNASLRAAKYLIAKGIKAFYVEIKDAKDPDEFGMKFGKDGVLELLKTSKNIIDLNIESKNIDTALELVSYLKEPEDIFQYSQKLLAVGLPKHIIDQYVGKKSFVENKEQGDISYEKIPMKDRILLKALKECDIVDINPLDIDWLDKNSIIIAEKIKYQQELSDEELKLLESVDYLTKDALEKYLLKTAKEQNAVTKEELMNIKNTLSRKSYIKKYYFSHGKS, from the coding sequence ATGTTAAACAAAGCTTATATGTTGGAAAAGAACAAAGCTGGCAACATATCAATAGAAGATGCCATAAAAAAGATAGATATAGTAAAAGAAATATCTTCCTACATAGAACTAAAAAGAAGCGGCAGCAACTATTTGGGAAAATGCCCTTTTCACGATGACTCAACACCTTCTTTGTCTGTATCAGAGCAAAAGCAAATTTGGAAGTGCTTTGGGTGTGGTAAAGGTGGGGATGTGGTAAAATTTGTATCTTTGCATGAAAATATCTCCTATATGGAAGCTCTTTCAAAATTAGCCATTAAATACAACCTACCCATCAATATAAAAAGTGAAGAAAAAAACCACAAGATATACGAAGTCATGAGTTTAGTATCTAACTTTTACCACGAAGAACTGACAAAAAGCCCAAAGGCTATGCAATACCTTCAAAAAAGAGAGATAAACCCAAAAACGGTAGAAATCTATGAGATAGGCTATTCACCGAACCATTACAAGGTGTTGGAATTTTTGCAAAATACATCAGAACATTATCTCGAACTTTACAAAAGCACACAAAACCTACACAAATCTTCAAATAGCATAAGGGATATATTTGAAGGAAGGCTTGTAATACCTATAAAAAATGCATCTTCAAACGTTGTGGGATTTGGCGGTAGGATTTTATACGAAGATAAATCTGCCATAAAGTATTTGAACTCGCCAGATTCTTTTATATTTAAAAAATCACAACTTCTATTTGGTATAGACATAGCCCTTCCTTACATAAAAGAAAAGGAAGAGGTAATACTGGTAGAGGGCTATTTTGACGTTATAAGACTTTATCAGATAGGCGTAAGAAACGTGGTAGCTCCCCTTGGAACGGCATTTACCGAAGAGCATGCAAAGACCATATCAAAATACGCCAAGACAGCGTATATAATGTTTGACAACGACAATGCAGGAAAAAACGCAAGTTTAAGAGCCGCCAAATATCTAATAGCCAAAGGTATAAAGGCCTTTTACGTAGAGATAAAAGACGCTAAAGACCCAGACGAATTTGGTATGAAGTTTGGAAAAGACGGCGTTTTGGAGCTTTTAAAAACATCAAAAAACATAATAGATTTAAACATAGAGTCAAAAAACATAGATACAGCCTTAGAGTTGGTTTCTTATCTCAAAGAACCAGAAGACATATTCCAATATAGTCAAAAACTCTTAGCGGTAGGATTGCCAAAACATATAATAGATCAATACGTTGGTAAAAAAAGTTTTGTAGAAAATAAAGAGCAAGGTGATATCTCTTACGAAAAAATACCTATGAAAGATAGGATACTCTTAAAAGCCTTAAAAGAGTGTGATATAGTAGACATAAACCCTTTAGACATAGACTGGCTTGACAAAAACTCCATAATAATAGCAGAAAAAATAAAGTATCAACAAGAACTAAGCGACGAAGAGTTAAAATTGCTTGAATCTGTTGATTACCTTACAAAAGATGCTCTTGAAAAATACCTATTAAAGACTGCCAAAGAACAAAACGCCGTTACCAAAGAAGAACTTATGAACATCAAAAATACACTTAGTAGAAAATCTTATATAAAGAAGTATTATTTTTCTCATGGTAAAAGTTAA
- a CDS encoding GspE/PulE family protein: MQGYVENSTLDLAKHLRFMPIKEDQYTLTIEVSSNQDLAFVKNILYFYLDKKIKTAVLNEEEFLEHWNNFLSQSYQTLEDQDVKLEFETIDIAKDELESPAIIFVNNILLKAIKTGASDIHIEPYEKNVLVRMRIDGKLVVVEELTNGFYQSVLSRIKVIANMNVAEKRLPQDARFRIKISKKEIDIRVSTIPSLFGERVVLRILDQSNTPLDLEEIGLSKEAYEDILDILSRPYGIILVTGPTGSGKSTSLYAFLKRLKSPSKNIITIEDPVEYQVEGISQIQVNPKVGLTFASGLRSILRQDPDIIMIGEIRDRETAEIAIQAALTGHLVLSTLHTQNALSSVTRLFDIGIEPFLIASSIEGLIAQRLVRKICPYCKTSYKPSYVEIKELGLKEGDYTFYKGLGCEHCMQSGYKGRIGLFEVIKADDRLKSLISQNPSWEYIKSHIQYKSLLDDGIEKILNGITSTEEVLQVCKIEAPNC, translated from the coding sequence ATGCAAGGCTATGTGGAAAATAGCACGTTAGATTTAGCCAAACACTTGAGGTTTATGCCCATAAAAGAAGACCAATACACTCTAACGATAGAGGTATCTAGCAATCAAGATTTGGCTTTTGTAAAAAATATCTTATATTTTTATTTAGACAAAAAGATAAAAACTGCGGTTTTAAACGAAGAAGAGTTCTTAGAACATTGGAACAACTTCTTATCCCAGTCCTATCAAACTTTAGAAGATCAAGATGTGAAGCTGGAGTTTGAAACTATAGACATTGCAAAAGATGAGCTTGAAAGCCCCGCTATTATATTTGTAAACAACATCTTATTAAAAGCCATAAAAACAGGAGCTTCTGATATACATATAGAGCCCTACGAGAAAAACGTTTTGGTGAGAATGAGGATAGATGGCAAGCTGGTGGTAGTGGAGGAGCTTACCAACGGCTTTTATCAAAGTGTACTTTCCCGTATAAAGGTTATAGCAAATATGAACGTAGCCGAAAAAAGATTGCCTCAAGATGCAAGATTTAGAATAAAGATTTCAAAAAAAGAGATAGATATAAGGGTTTCTACGATACCTTCTTTGTTTGGGGAAAGGGTAGTGCTTAGAATATTGGATCAATCAAATACGCCTCTTGATTTGGAAGAAATTGGGCTTTCAAAAGAAGCTTATGAGGATATACTGGACATACTTTCAAGACCATACGGCATAATACTTGTCACAGGACCCACAGGAAGTGGTAAATCCACTAGTTTATACGCTTTTTTAAAGAGATTAAAAAGCCCATCAAAAAATATAATAACCATAGAAGACCCAGTGGAATATCAAGTAGAAGGCATATCACAAATTCAAGTAAATCCGAAAGTTGGTCTTACATTCGCATCTGGGCTTAGGTCTATATTAAGGCAAGACCCGGATATTATTATGATAGGAGAAATAAGGGACAGAGAAACCGCTGAAATAGCTATCCAAGCGGCTCTTACTGGACATTTGGTACTTTCTACCCTTCATACCCAAAACGCTTTATCAAGCGTTACGAGACTTTTTGATATAGGGATAGAACCTTTTCTAATAGCTTCTTCCATAGAAGGACTTATAGCCCAAAGGCTTGTAAGAAAAATATGTCCTTACTGTAAAACTTCTTACAAACCTTCTTACGTAGAGATCAAGGAGTTAGGTTTAAAAGAAGGAGATTATACATTTTACAAGGGGCTTGGTTGCGAACACTGTATGCAGTCTGGCTATAAAGGGCGTATAGGACTTTTTGAAGTGATAAAAGCAGATGATAGACTAAAGAGTCTAATATCTCAAAATCCCTCATGGGAGTATATTAAAAGCCATATACAATACAAAAGTCTGTTGGATGATGGCATAGAAAAAATATTAAATGGTATCACATCCACAGAGGAAGTGCTTCAAGTGTGCAAGATTGAGGCTCCTAACTGTTAG
- a CDS encoding zinc metalloprotease HtpX, with protein sequence MMFKTAILLGILTGVFLAVGYMIGGQIGLLFALIFSAFTNFISYYYSDSIILSMYGAKELTPQEAPTLFNIVKKLTQRANLPMPRLYIIDMDQPNAFATGRDEHHSAVVVTTGLLRLLNEDEIMGVLAHELSHIKNRDILIATIAATIAGAISALVNIFQFSLIFGIGQDRERNSNPIVALLLIIITPIIASIIQFAISRSREFAADTTGAHICGCPLSLAKALKKIHDYVERVPIEVNQGTAALFIENPMGSIGQLFSTHPPTEERIKKLVEIAKEMGQI encoded by the coding sequence ATGATGTTCAAAACAGCAATATTGCTTGGTATCTTAACAGGCGTATTTTTAGCTGTAGGTTATATGATTGGAGGTCAAATTGGCCTTCTTTTCGCACTTATTTTTTCGGCTTTTACAAACTTTATAAGCTATTATTATTCAGATTCTATAATACTTTCCATGTATGGAGCAAAAGAGCTAACTCCACAAGAAGCACCTACCCTTTTTAACATAGTAAAGAAACTAACCCAAAGGGCAAACTTGCCCATGCCAAGGTTATACATAATAGATATGGATCAACCAAACGCCTTTGCTACTGGAAGAGATGAACATCATAGCGCTGTGGTAGTTACTACGGGGCTTTTAAGGCTTTTGAACGAAGATGAAATAATGGGCGTTTTAGCTCACGAGCTTTCTCATATAAAAAATAGAGACATACTTATAGCAACAATAGCAGCCACTATAGCTGGTGCCATAAGCGCCCTTGTAAATATTTTTCAATTTAGTCTTATATTTGGCATAGGACAAGACAGAGAAAGAAATTCAAACCCTATAGTGGCTTTGCTTCTTATTATCATAACTCCTATCATAGCTTCTATAATACAGTTTGCAATATCAAGATCAAGAGAGTTTGCTGCAGATACAACGGGAGCTCATATATGCGGATGCCCACTTTCTTTAGCAAAAGCCTTAAAGAAAATACATGATTATGTAGAAAGAGTGCCTATAGAAGTAAATCAAGGCACAGCTGCATTATTTATAGAAAATCCAATGGGAAGCATAGGACAGCTTTTCTCTACCCATCCACCCACAGAGGAACGCATAAAAAAACTCGTTGAAATAGCAAAAGAAATGGGACAAATTTAG
- a CDS encoding 2Fe-2S iron-sulfur cluster-binding protein, which yields MAKLIVNKKVIGNFDVGTKFQDIHDLIEKAGVEFGCTDGQCGVCVATVLRGLEALNEVSEKESDTLWRIGEYDEDRRLTCQLEIVKDTDVIELQTD from the coding sequence ATGGCGAAACTTATCGTAAATAAAAAGGTTATAGGAAACTTTGACGTAGGAACAAAATTTCAAGATATTCATGACCTTATAGAAAAGGCTGGTGTTGAATTTGGATGCACCGATGGCCAGTGTGGAGTTTGTGTAGCTACGGTATTGCGAGGTCTTGAGGCTTTAAACGAAGTGTCCGAAAAAGAATCAGATACTTTGTGGCGTATAGGAGAATACGACGAGGATAGAAGGCTTACCTGCCAACTTGAAATAGTAAAAGACACAGATGTTATAGAGCTTCAAACAGATTAA
- a CDS encoding transposase yields the protein MKKNSKQSLAQNTELRTFSIRIKSDKLEKKLKNILFAYKHFENILLILINQNYNLYKEDKDTNDFNLLTSPQLMRNALYEYNSKHLTQVEYLKNKYKDNQLWQALKETAKKLKSHNLLHIINRVKANFKTYFTNLELCKQNPSLFQGMPKPPKPKKLSKLTNYSVELDKYCSLSFAHLEKKNLVGINLSNSIVYIHINKEQVKKLTDINKLYSARVIYDNGDLYLQISYLKELKKTQTKQLKYASIDIGINNLMAVFIDDENTPSLIVDGKPFKHYNAKFNRLVAKLNESKSKEVLEWGVSKTGTKYPVKYTEKGKRIGKFISFLYSKRNRFFTDQFHKMAKRVVEYLHLNGVSELFELFISKNLAQLKSNGECELSKAVKQNLIQIPFIKLIRYIEQKAQEYGLHYIDERYTSKTSCISDDIKSIQVCSKHFLELRGASACLSASKRVDNALDSPHLTNAFKGKRVKRGLFLDTVINKVFNADINAAVNHIKIGTGKCFVWLKDKLFKLCNPIKIKSDYEFCELLKSLQNSVSGKSVFYNTEAPQSNRLVENVSFC from the coding sequence ATGAAAAAGAATAGCAAACAATCTCTAGCTCAAAATACCGAGTTAAGAACCTTTTCTATTAGAATAAAGTCTGATAAATTAGAAAAGAAACTAAAGAATATCTTATTCGCATACAAGCACTTTGAAAATATACTGCTAATACTTATCAACCAAAACTACAATCTATATAAAGAAGATAAAGATACAAACGACTTTAATTTGCTAACTTCTCCACAACTTATGAGAAATGCTTTGTATGAGTACAACTCTAAGCACTTAACACAGGTAGAGTATCTCAAAAACAAATACAAAGACAATCAACTTTGGCAAGCATTGAAAGAAACTGCCAAGAAATTAAAATCACATAACTTACTTCATATCATAAACAGAGTAAAAGCAAACTTTAAAACTTATTTTACTAACTTAGAGTTATGCAAACAAAATCCAAGTTTATTTCAAGGAATGCCTAAGCCTCCTAAACCAAAGAAGCTTTCTAAATTAACAAACTATTCCGTAGAATTGGATAAATACTGTTCTTTATCTTTTGCACATTTAGAAAAGAAAAATTTAGTAGGTATTAATTTGTCTAATAGCATAGTTTATATACATATAAATAAAGAGCAGGTTAAAAAGCTAACAGATATAAACAAGTTATACTCAGCAAGAGTTATATACGATAATGGAGATTTGTATCTACAAATTAGTTATTTGAAAGAACTTAAGAAAACACAAACAAAGCAACTTAAATACGCCAGCATAGATATAGGGATAAACAATCTAATGGCAGTGTTTATAGACGATGAAAATACTCCGTCATTAATAGTAGACGGCAAGCCTTTTAAACATTACAATGCAAAGTTTAATAGACTTGTAGCTAAGCTTAATGAATCAAAATCTAAAGAGGTATTAGAATGGGGTGTATCAAAAACAGGAACAAAATATCCTGTTAAATATACAGAGAAAGGTAAGAGAATTGGTAAATTTATTTCGTTCTTATACTCAAAAAGAAATAGGTTTTTTACAGATCAATTTCATAAAATGGCTAAGCGTGTAGTTGAGTATTTACACCTAAATGGAGTATCTGAACTTTTTGAACTTTTTATATCTAAAAACTTAGCACAGCTAAAGAGCAATGGAGAGTGTGAACTAAGTAAAGCTGTAAAACAGAACCTCATTCAAATACCATTTATAAAGCTAATCAGATACATAGAGCAAAAAGCCCAAGAGTATGGTTTGCATTATATAGACGAGAGATACACATCTAAGACAAGTTGTATAAGTGATGATATAAAGAGTATCCAAGTGTGCTCCAAGCATTTCTTAGAGCTAAGGGGTGCTTCTGCCTGTTTATCAGCATCGAAACGCGTTGATAACGCTCTAGATAGTCCTCACTTGACTAATGCTTTCAAAGGAAAGCGTGTTAAGAGAGGTTTATTCTTGGATACTGTTATAAACAAAGTATTCAATGCTGATATTAACGCTGCCGTAAACCATATCAAAATAGGTACTGGTAAATGTTTTGTTTGGTTAAAAGACAAACTATTTAAGCTTTGTAATCCCATTAAAATCAAAAGCGACTACGAATTTTGTGAGCTCTTAAAGAGTTTGCAAAATAGTGTGTCGGGTAAGTCTGTGTTTTATAACACGGAGGCGCCGCAATCTAACAGGTTGGTAGAAAATGTCAGCTTTTGTTAG
- a CDS encoding sulfurtransferase TusA family protein produces METVDTRGLFCPLPLTIVSRKLKDIPVGEKLMVMADDKAFKKDIETWSFETGNKLIDFKEENGYYVAIIERGKGFKGEKLIDKIKFIALGVKLHTIKHFLDIIPFGKPKYLITFVSVSEGVRADKFLQEKNMNSYVKLPVPKEIYPHCGIVFGFSSKEKAFETYKFLKQNKFAVEDVFAIEKGEYPKLT; encoded by the coding sequence ATGGAGACAGTGGATACGAGAGGATTGTTCTGTCCGTTACCTCTTACGATAGTTTCAAGAAAGTTGAAGGATATACCTGTAGGCGAAAAGCTCATGGTTATGGCGGATGACAAAGCTTTCAAAAAAGACATAGAAACGTGGTCTTTTGAAACCGGCAACAAGCTTATAGATTTTAAAGAGGAAAATGGATACTACGTAGCTATAATAGAAAGGGGCAAAGGCTTTAAAGGAGAAAAACTCATAGACAAAATTAAATTTATAGCCCTTGGTGTTAAGCTTCATACAATAAAACATTTTCTTGATATAATACCTTTTGGTAAGCCAAAATATCTAATAACTTTTGTCTCTGTGTCAGAAGGTGTTAGAGCAGACAAATTTTTGCAGGAAAAGAACATGAACTCCTACGTAAAACTACCAGTGCCAAAAGAGATATATCCGCATTGCGGTATTGTATTTGGCTTTTCATCGAAAGAAAAGGCTTTTGAAACTTACAAGTTTCTAAAACAAAACAAATTTGCTGTAGAAGATGTTTTTGCCATAGAAAAAGGCGAATATCCAAAACTTACTTAA
- the coaBC gene encoding bifunctional phosphopantothenoylcysteine decarboxylase/phosphopantothenate--cysteine ligase CoaBC codes for MNILIGITGGIACYKTLELIRLLKKKNHNVKTIMTNFAQEFISPMIVKTLSQDEVYTDSNWKEKPLCHIDLARWADIFMIAPCTINTLSKLRYGIADNLLTTTALAYKGYILLALSANTVMYEKDITKEHIDSIKNYKFKVIEPIYGLLACNEEGIGKMVEPQELLFYIYSANEEPIFKNNQALVIGGATKEYIDDVRFISNGSSGKMARYLTMGLLSLGAKADFLDVSNMDVERAYQKILEIFDRYDIVVMNAAISDYKVSSKHNGKIKKTQDKIVLELLKTKDILKELGIRKKPYQKLIGFALEEKEHLIENAKSKLINKNLDAVVANPISVMGSEEFEGYVITKDDVKSIPKMPKDIASIEILKALRSIL; via the coding sequence GTGAACATACTAATTGGTATTACCGGCGGAATAGCCTGCTATAAAACCTTAGAACTCATTAGGCTTTTAAAAAAGAAAAATCACAACGTAAAGACCATCATGACAAACTTTGCACAAGAGTTTATAAGCCCTATGATAGTAAAAACCCTATCCCAAGATGAAGTATACACAGACTCAAACTGGAAAGAAAAACCCCTTTGTCATATAGATTTAGCAAGGTGGGCAGATATATTTATGATAGCCCCTTGTACTATAAATACGCTATCAAAGCTAAGATACGGCATAGCCGACAATTTGCTTACTACCACAGCTTTAGCGTATAAAGGTTATATACTTTTGGCTCTATCGGCAAACACGGTAATGTATGAAAAAGATATTACCAAAGAACACATAGACAGTATAAAAAACTACAAGTTTAAAGTCATAGAACCGATCTATGGGCTTCTTGCTTGCAACGAAGAAGGCATAGGCAAAATGGTAGAACCCCAAGAGCTTTTGTTTTATATATACAGTGCCAACGAAGAGCCTATTTTTAAAAACAATCAAGCTTTGGTGATAGGAGGGGCTACAAAAGAGTATATAGATGACGTTAGGTTTATATCAAATGGATCTTCCGGTAAAATGGCAAGATACCTTACAATGGGACTTTTATCTTTGGGTGCTAAAGCAGACTTTTTAGATGTATCAAATATGGATGTGGAAAGAGCCTACCAAAAGATATTGGAGATATTTGATAGGTACGATATTGTTGTAATGAACGCCGCTATCTCAGATTACAAGGTATCATCAAAGCACAACGGGAAAATCAAAAAAACCCAAGATAAAATTGTATTGGAGCTTTTAAAAACAAAAGATATATTAAAAGAGTTGGGGATTAGAAAAAAACCATATCAAAAACTTATAGGCTTTGCTTTAGAGGAAAAAGAACATCTTATAGAAAACGCCAAATCAAAGCTAATAAACAAAAATTTAGACGCAGTAGTGGCAAACCCTATATCCGTTATGGGCTCTGAGGAATTTGAAGGTTATGTAATTACAAAAGATGATGTCAAGAGTATACCAAAAATGCCAAAAGACATTGCCAGTATAGAGATTTTAAAAGCTTTAAGAAGTATTTTATGA